A genomic segment from Mycoplasmopsis arginini encodes:
- a CDS encoding serine/threonine protein kinase, which yields MLKRLDKYDNVNKHFEDFVLIGSGGYGEVYSATFKKTGKRMAIKILTVFDATKKEVNQIRFKNECNVLKTINSKNVVRMIGYYVSENESYYAMELIKGINLRSLISKYKKIPVEEAVRIAREICEGLADIHLANVIHRDLKPSNILIESETNTVKLIDFGISLSDDSLRVTADNKTVGSVQYLAPEIPTRSQTASIQSDIYAFGMILYEMLAGHPVYQGIDAQAVLLLQINGEIPPLEGVGKTIPQAVENIIIRCTAKNPSDRYKNCVEIISDLNHCLQPQAALEKRLDLSNKDVNKKRKISKSLTIALITLGSSAAVGLLIYLIIFLVDYFKK from the coding sequence ATGTTAAAAAGATTAGATAAATATGATAATGTTAACAAACACTTTGAAGACTTTGTTTTAATTGGAAGTGGCGGATACGGCGAGGTTTATTCAGCAACTTTCAAAAAAACAGGTAAAAGAATGGCAATTAAAATATTAACTGTATTTGATGCAACCAAAAAAGAAGTTAATCAAATAAGATTCAAAAATGAATGTAATGTACTAAAAACAATAAACTCTAAAAACGTTGTGCGAATGATTGGTTATTATGTTAGTGAAAACGAATCTTATTATGCAATGGAATTAATTAAAGGTATTAATTTAAGAAGTTTAATTTCTAAGTATAAAAAAATTCCCGTTGAAGAGGCGGTAAGGATAGCGAGAGAAATTTGCGAAGGCTTAGCTGACATTCATTTAGCAAATGTTATTCATCGGGATTTAAAACCAAGTAATATCCTAATTGAATCAGAGACAAACACTGTTAAATTAATTGATTTTGGAATTTCTTTAAGCGATGATTCTTTAAGGGTAACCGCAGATAATAAAACTGTTGGTTCGGTTCAATATCTTGCTCCTGAAATTCCTACAAGAAGTCAAACAGCATCAATTCAAAGTGATATTTATGCTTTTGGAATGATTCTTTATGAAATGTTGGCAGGTCATCCTGTATATCAAGGAATTGATGCTCAAGCAGTGCTATTATTACAAATTAATGGCGAAATACCACCATTAGAAGGTGTAGGTAAAACAATACCACAAGCAGTTGAAAATATTATTATCCGCTGTACAGCAAAAAACCCATCAGATCGATATAAGAATTGTGTGGAAATAATAAGTGATTTAAATCATTGTTTACAGCCACAAGCAGCTTTAGAAAAACGTTTGGATTTATCAAACAAGGATGTTAATAAAAAAAGAAAAATTAGTAAATCTTTAACAATAGCCTTAATAACTTTAGGCTCTAGTGCTGCAGTTGGATTATTAATTTATTTAATTATTTTTTTAGTAGATTATTTTAAAAAGTAA
- the rpmI gene encoding 50S ribosomal protein L35: MPKMKTKSGLKKRIKITATGKVKRGNAYRSHLAQNKTTKQKRQSRKSSTLSASDFKRYKELI, translated from the coding sequence ATGCCAAAAATGAAAACCAAAAGCGGTTTAAAAAAGAGAATTAAAATAACTGCAACCGGTAAAGTTAAACGTGGAAACGCTTACCGTTCACATTTAGCACAAAACAAAACAACAAAACAAAAACGTCAATCTCGTAAATCATCAACTCTATCAGCATCTGATTTCAAGAGATACAAAGAATTAATTTAA
- the infC gene encoding translation initiation factor IF-3: MGSGLNPLFIYFKEEVIPKDNSNFANNQSKKPKSEHVVNNEIPYKKVFVLGPDNEKIGVLTKEEALDKASDYKMDLVLISIENNKPITRIMDYGKFKYDKKKKQKAVKEKQSVTINREIRLTPLIGQHDLETKARKAREFILEGNRVKVSVKFRGRERSRTDLGEDILNKFYVLIEDIAKVSKEATLVNDRFLDMYVEKDKKKVEALNKKNNEPSEQQGE, encoded by the coding sequence TTGGGAAGTGGTCTAAACCCACTTTTTATTTATTTTAAGGAGGAAGTTATACCAAAAGATAACTCAAATTTTGCAAACAATCAAAGCAAAAAACCAAAATCAGAACACGTCGTTAATAACGAAATACCTTATAAAAAAGTTTTTGTTTTAGGCCCAGATAATGAAAAGATTGGTGTTTTAACAAAAGAAGAAGCTCTTGATAAAGCATCTGATTATAAAATGGACTTAGTACTTATCTCAATTGAAAATAATAAACCAATTACTAGAATTATGGATTATGGAAAATTCAAATATGATAAGAAGAAAAAACAAAAAGCTGTCAAAGAAAAACAATCAGTAACAATTAATCGTGAAATTAGATTAACACCTTTAATTGGTCAACACGATTTAGAAACAAAAGCACGTAAAGCGCGTGAATTTATTTTAGAAGGTAACCGTGTTAAGGTATCTGTTAAATTCAGAGGTAGAGAACGTAGCAGAACAGATCTTGGTGAAGACATATTAAACAAATTTTATGTTTTAATTGAAGACATTGCAAAAGTATCAAAAGAAGCAACTTTAGTAAATGATCGTTTTCTAGATATGTATGTAGAAAAAGATAAGAAGAAAGTTGAAGCTTTAAACAAAAAAAATAACGAACCTTCAGAACAACAAGGAGAATAA
- a CDS encoding DUF2179 domain-containing protein, with protein sequence MRIQKNKNSSNEVRLDLAKTNQLKTEEFIALKKENKKRKNKKLPSNVPYDLNPYGVTFFNVWKKFPKKMLMVFLSAILYNVAIATFLAKAATVATGVSALVQALTFTVSVTAPYFAYIYFLLNLPLIIIFWNKNSRMFMILTTYWLLWQVAFQSILLIGPVGHFFHKISIYYVNWISPSESNFTNDFKSLIPWDVYGTYANSYHNLFDWMNSLPTPNSEGLYILDLNNSLHAGISRELGYISHLTQSQFEQLSHFKHLIGNGFGNPTWPIIVYAVIGAGMAGIAGGIAWKNSASTAGGDFIVYYISRVKQKSVGHISTIVALIFGAFSIVTITIVELLGISADRPFNVAGLLLRILCSIAYVFIYISFIELIFPKYRKIRIEIYSKTPEKIIDRFKLINYWHGYNIDKLVAGYTNTETVKIETFALYLEQNLIKNEILLADPNAWMTVSRVHNIIGKFDTSKVES encoded by the coding sequence ATGAGAATACAGAAAAATAAAAATTCATCAAATGAAGTAAGGTTGGATCTTGCAAAAACAAATCAACTTAAAACAGAAGAATTTATTGCACTAAAAAAAGAGAACAAAAAACGTAAAAATAAAAAACTCCCTTCAAATGTTCCATATGATTTAAATCCATATGGCGTAACTTTTTTTAATGTTTGAAAAAAATTTCCTAAGAAGATGTTAATGGTCTTTCTTTCAGCAATTTTATATAACGTTGCTATAGCGACATTCCTTGCAAAAGCTGCTACTGTTGCAACTGGTGTTTCCGCATTAGTTCAAGCCTTAACTTTTACAGTTTCAGTTACAGCACCATACTTTGCTTACATTTACTTTTTATTAAACCTGCCATTGATTATAATTTTTTGAAATAAAAATTCAAGAATGTTTATGATACTTACAACTTATTGGTTATTATGACAAGTCGCATTTCAATCGATCTTATTAATTGGGCCAGTTGGTCACTTCTTCCATAAAATTTCAATTTATTATGTAAACTGAATTTCACCAAGCGAATCAAACTTTACCAACGATTTCAAAAGTTTAATTCCTTGAGATGTTTATGGGACATATGCTAATTCTTATCATAATTTATTTGATTGAATGAATAGTTTACCAACACCTAATTCAGAAGGATTATATATTCTTGATTTAAATAATTCTCTACATGCGGGTATTTCAAGAGAATTGGGTTATATTAGTCATTTAACTCAATCTCAATTTGAACAATTATCACACTTTAAACATTTAATTGGAAATGGTTTTGGAAACCCTACTTGACCAATTATTGTTTACGCAGTTATTGGTGCTGGTATGGCTGGTATTGCTGGTGGAATTGCCTGAAAAAATTCAGCTTCAACTGCTGGCGGAGATTTTATTGTTTATTATATTTCAAGAGTTAAACAAAAATCTGTAGGTCACATTTCAACAATTGTTGCTTTAATATTTGGAGCTTTTTCAATTGTAACAATTACTATCGTAGAATTACTTGGTATATCTGCCGATCGTCCATTTAACGTAGCTGGTTTATTATTAAGAATTTTATGTTCTATTGCTTATGTGTTTATTTATATCTCATTTATTGAATTAATTTTTCCTAAATATCGTAAGATTAGAATTGAAATATATAGTAAAACCCCAGAAAAAATTATTGATCGTTTCAAATTAATTAATTATTGACATGGTTACAATATCGATAAACTTGTTGCTGGTTATACAAATACTGAAACGGTTAAAATTGAAACTTTTGCCCTATATTTAGAACAAAACTTAATTAAAAATGAAATTTTATTAGCTGATCCTAATGCTTGAATGACAGTTTCAAGAGTTCATAATATTATTGGAAAATTTGATACTTCAAAGGTTGAGTCATAA
- a CDS encoding type I restriction-modification system subunit M, whose protein sequence is MIDNKKQEERKKLHNSIWKIAEELRGSVDGWDFKQYVLVTLFYRFISENITKYINDNEREAGNTAFDYALISDQDAINSKETLIKEKGFFIKPSSLFINVVKNGQDNENLNEILNNIFKEIESSAIGTASEEDFKGLFSDMDTNNTRLGATVIERNKKLYSILKHISDLELGNYQDNTIDVFDDAYEFLMAMYASSAGKSGGEFFTPQEVSELLARLTLINFNDENKKDKTEIDKVYDPCCGSGSLLLKYAKILGKENIKESFSGQEINLTTYNLARINMFLHDINFDKFHIRLGDTLTNPLHIDEKLFDAIVSNPPYSIKWDGDSNPTLINDERFSVTTLAPKSKADLAFVLHMINHLSADGTAAIVEFPGTLYRSGAEADIRRWMVENKNVVDTVIQLPSNLFFGTSISTCIFYWCI, encoded by the coding sequence ATGATTGATAATAAAAAACAAGAAGAAAGAAAAAAACTTCATAATTCTATTTGAAAAATAGCTGAAGAGTTGCGTGGATCAGTAGATGGTTGAGATTTTAAACAATATGTTTTAGTTACGCTTTTTTACCGTTTTATTTCCGAAAATATCACAAAATATATCAATGATAATGAACGTGAAGCAGGTAATACTGCTTTTGATTATGCCTTAATATCTGATCAGGATGCAATTAATTCTAAAGAAACATTAATAAAAGAAAAAGGTTTCTTTATTAAACCTTCTTCATTATTTATTAATGTTGTTAAAAATGGTCAAGATAATGAAAATTTAAATGAAATATTAAATAATATTTTCAAAGAAATAGAAAGTTCGGCTATTGGAACAGCTTCTGAAGAAGATTTTAAAGGTTTATTTAGTGATATGGATACCAATAACACTCGTTTAGGAGCAACGGTTATTGAAAGAAATAAAAAACTATATAGCATTTTAAAACATATCTCAGATTTAGAATTAGGAAATTATCAAGATAATACTATTGATGTATTTGATGATGCTTATGAGTTTTTAATGGCTATGTATGCATCTTCTGCAGGTAAATCTGGTGGAGAATTTTTTACACCTCAAGAAGTATCTGAGTTATTAGCTAGATTAACATTGATTAATTTTAATGATGAAAATAAAAAAGATAAAACGGAAATAGATAAAGTATATGACCCATGTTGTGGGTCTGGTTCTTTATTATTAAAATATGCAAAAATATTAGGTAAAGAAAATATTAAAGAGTCATTTAGTGGACAAGAAATTAATTTAACAACATATAACTTAGCAAGAATTAATATGTTCTTGCATGATATTAATTTTGATAAATTTCATATTCGCCTTGGCGATACCTTGACTAACCCGTTACATATTGATGAAAAACTTTTTGATGCAATTGTTTCTAATCCTCCTTATTCAATTAAATGAGATGGTGATTCTAATCCGACTTTAATAAATGATGAAAGATTTTCAGTTACAACTTTAGCACCAAAATCAAAAGCTGATTTAGCCTTTGTTTTACATATGATTAACCATTTATCTGCAGATGGTACAGCAGCAATTGTTGAATTTCCTGGCACACTATATCGTTCTGGGGCTGAGGCTGATATTAGAAGATGAATGGTTGAAAACAAAAACGTTGTTGATACAGTTATTCAATTACCATCTAACTTATTTTTTGGAACCTCAATTTCAACATGTATTTTTTATTGATGCATATAA
- a CDS encoding ribulose-phosphate 3-epimerase, with the protein MKKISPSILDVSKDELINYVNKLIEWNINNVHYDVMDQEFVPNQALSYKEIEQIYNKCPKHQMDIHLMVKDINYYYDLFKKFDAILTFHYEAFKNENQIQKLIKQAKKDNVKIGIAFNPDTEVDKILPLLKNFDLVLPMSVYPGRGGQSFIENTYTKVKMLKEYIDKNNLNTIIEIDGGVKDFNIKKCFDSGVDLAVVGSFLVKNFSKETIDKLLE; encoded by the coding sequence ATGAAAAAAATTAGTCCATCAATATTAGATGTTTCAAAAGATGAATTAATTAATTATGTTAATAAACTAATTGAATGAAATATTAACAATGTTCATTATGATGTTATGGATCAAGAATTTGTTCCCAATCAAGCTTTATCATATAAAGAAATAGAACAAATTTATAATAAATGCCCAAAACATCAAATGGATATTCATCTAATGGTCAAAGATATAAATTATTATTATGATTTATTTAAAAAGTTTGATGCAATTCTTACTTTTCATTATGAAGCCTTTAAAAATGAAAACCAAATCCAAAAATTAATAAAACAAGCAAAAAAAGACAATGTAAAAATTGGGATAGCTTTTAATCCAGATACAGAAGTTGATAAAATTTTACCCTTACTTAAAAATTTTGATTTAGTTCTACCAATGAGTGTATATCCTGGTAGAGGTGGCCAAAGTTTTATTGAGAATACATATACAAAAGTAAAAATGTTAAAAGAATATATTGATAAAAATAATTTAAATACTATTATTGAAATTGATGGTGGAGTTAAAGATTTTAACATTAAAAAATGTTTTGATTCTGGCGTTGATTTAGCTGTTGTGGGATCTTTCTTAGTCAAAAATTTTTCTAAAGAAACAATTGATAAATTATTAGAATAA
- the rplT gene encoding 50S ribosomal protein L20 — translation MRTRGGIVTRRRRAKWLKLAKGYWGHKSIGYRVAKQAVVKSWTYAFRDRKQVKREFRKLWIARINAAARTNGITYSRLIEGLSKANININRKMLSELAINYPESFSRIVESAKKALSSK, via the coding sequence ATGCGTACAAGAGGCGGAATAGTTACAAGAAGAAGACGTGCAAAATGATTAAAATTAGCTAAAGGTTACTGAGGACACAAATCAATCGGTTACAGAGTTGCTAAACAAGCTGTTGTTAAATCATGAACATATGCATTTAGAGACAGAAAACAAGTTAAACGTGAATTCAGAAAATTATGAATTGCACGTATTAATGCAGCTGCAAGAACAAACGGAATTACATATTCAAGATTAATCGAAGGATTAAGTAAAGCTAACATTAACATTAACAGAAAAATGCTTTCAGAATTAGCAATCAACTACCCAGAATCATTCTCAAGAATCGTTGAATCAGCTAAAAAAGCTTTATCTTCAAAATAA
- a CDS encoding S41 family peptidase → MNKSRKAKLLNYLLPLATVGLAPVAILSASCQNNAASNDELEKIKKELEQKEQELREKNEKIEQLEKEKKENEEATPQNDNAVEVEVSAHNFKNFNQEYTIKEKNDVNAYKIKDDKSKVVYVDLDEFLKVLDGLVDLELYSSYIDEVKNRKVYLSKEKNGKTLNKLIIDWKENKIFTTNTSFFHEILKPQELTDGNQFLEIDYESKNEDDKGVSFDLGKYHMDILYKDGKLLLPFSVFNTLFMSQTFNNIYFNGKTFTNLEAGLDSWGPIEDEPRTRIRHDSGLSGQKATVEERKANFNHLAFTMDYFYGLKYYKQIESFESFISAEDKAKLLSTDPEQYNKAYVNIFHKQLNELHTRLNSFSYYETQWDQELEKKLQYPNDYSKYRIDFENNRKMLVDKFEKKFGKKISNFGPDDYIRYHGNTAIVTLLQFEDGTQEDIKGPDAWKYDTYFLMRHLMSEVSKKPEIKNIVLDIAINGGGSVNSMVRTLGFMTDKPILNREFDILNRRGDLSKSKVDTDGDNNYDGDAYEKYNWNLLVSLNTFSAANQLTSIVKEMGIAKIIGKRTGGGMSAIMPITLIDGTTITISSPNNAVFGETNKEIESGVEPDINLEYDDFYNDKKINEVLEKAKTNQSA, encoded by the coding sequence ATGAATAAATCAAGAAAAGCTAAATTATTAAATTATTTATTACCATTAGCTACAGTTGGTTTAGCACCAGTTGCGATTTTATCTGCAAGTTGCCAAAATAATGCTGCATCTAATGATGAATTAGAAAAAATTAAAAAGGAATTAGAACAAAAAGAACAAGAACTTCGCGAAAAGAATGAAAAAATCGAGCAATTAGAAAAAGAAAAGAAAGAAAACGAAGAAGCCACTCCGCAAAATGATAATGCTGTTGAGGTAGAAGTCTCAGCTCACAATTTTAAAAACTTTAATCAAGAATATACAATTAAAGAAAAAAATGATGTAAATGCTTACAAGATTAAAGATGATAAATCTAAAGTTGTTTATGTCGATTTAGATGAATTTTTAAAAGTATTAGATGGCTTAGTTGATCTAGAACTATATAGTTCATATATAGACGAAGTTAAAAATAGAAAGGTTTACTTATCAAAGGAAAAAAATGGTAAAACATTAAATAAACTAATCATTGATTGAAAAGAAAACAAGATTTTTACAACAAACACTTCATTCTTCCATGAAATTCTTAAACCACAAGAATTAACAGATGGTAATCAATTCTTAGAAATAGATTATGAAAGTAAAAATGAAGATGATAAGGGAGTATCTTTTGATCTTGGAAAATATCATATGGATATTTTATATAAAGATGGTAAGTTATTACTTCCATTCTCAGTATTCAATACTTTATTTATGAGCCAAACATTTAATAATATTTACTTTAATGGTAAAACATTCACAAACCTAGAAGCTGGTTTAGATTCTTGGGGCCCAATTGAAGATGAACCTCGAACAAGAATTAGACATGACTCTGGATTAAGCGGACAAAAAGCCACTGTTGAAGAACGTAAAGCTAACTTTAACCATTTAGCATTTACAATGGACTATTTCTATGGATTAAAATACTATAAACAAATTGAATCATTTGAATCATTTATTAGTGCTGAAGATAAAGCTAAATTACTTTCAACAGATCCTGAACAATATAATAAAGCATATGTAAATATTTTTCACAAACAACTAAATGAATTGCATACAAGACTAAATTCATTTTCATACTACGAAACTCAATGAGATCAAGAACTAGAAAAAAAATTACAATATCCAAATGATTATAGTAAATACCGTATTGATTTTGAAAACAACAGAAAAATGTTAGTTGACAAATTTGAAAAGAAATTTGGTAAAAAAATTAGTAACTTTGGTCCAGACGATTACATTCGTTACCACGGAAATACCGCTATAGTAACATTATTACAATTTGAAGATGGTACTCAAGAAGATATTAAAGGACCAGATGCTTGAAAATATGATACATACTTCTTAATGCGTCATTTAATGTCAGAAGTATCTAAAAAACCAGAAATTAAGAATATTGTTTTAGATATTGCTATAAATGGTGGTGGTAGTGTTAATTCAATGGTTAGAACATTAGGATTTATGACTGATAAACCAATTCTAAATCGTGAATTTGATATTTTAAATAGAAGAGGCGATTTAAGCAAATCTAAAGTTGATACCGATGGTGATAATAATTATGATGGTGATGCTTATGAAAAATACAACTGAAATCTATTAGTAAGTTTAAACACATTTAGTGCGGCTAACCAATTAACAAGTATTGTAAAAGAAATGGGTATTGCGAAAATTATTGGTAAAAGAACCGGTGGTGGTATGTCTGCTATTATGCCAATTACTTTAATTGATGGAACCACAATTACAATTAGTTCACCAAATAATGCCGTTTTTGGTGAAACTAACAAAGAAATCGAAAGTGGTGTTGAACCAGATATTAATTTAGAATACGATGATTTCTATAACGATAAAAAAATAAATGAAGTTTTAGAAAAAGCTAAAACTAACCAAAGTGCATAA
- a CDS encoding TM2 domain-containing protein codes for MSEKSRTILTLLSFFLGGLGIDRFYGGRIILGVLKLLTAGGFGIWALVDFILAVCGAQRDGQGQLIRKW; via the coding sequence ATGTCAGAAAAAAGCAGAACAATTCTAACACTTCTATCATTTTTCTTAGGTGGACTAGGAATTGATAGATTTTACGGCGGTAGAATTATTTTGGGAGTACTAAAATTACTTACAGCCGGAGGATTTGGAATTTGAGCACTTGTTGACTTTATTTTAGCAGTTTGTGGCGCTCAAAGAGACGGACAAGGTCAATTAATCCGCAAGTGGTAA
- the rsgA gene encoding ribosome small subunit-dependent GTPase A gives MEKGKIVKSVAGFYDVKSFEDKKVYRVRGSGKLRLLDMKPIVGDNVEFEKDGLIHHILGRKNFFIRPKIANVDQAIVVMSLVEPEFSSQLVDKFLIIIENKNVEPIIVLTKKDLTSTSKINYYKDQGYKVFEINYEDNTGFDGLCELFRHKTSFFVGQTGVGKTTLINYLAKTNFETQAISKALNRGKHTTREVSLIDFGGGEIIDTPGFSSIEFDLTIDEMPIAFNSFREASVFCKFRGCRHYHEKLEDCEVKKRVESGVIKKERYDNYISFIKRMLEPMY, from the coding sequence GTGGAAAAAGGCAAAATTGTTAAATCAGTAGCAGGCTTTTATGATGTTAAATCATTTGAAGATAAAAAAGTTTACCGTGTACGCGGTTCGGGTAAATTAAGACTTTTAGATATGAAACCTATTGTTGGTGATAATGTTGAATTTGAAAAAGATGGTTTGATTCATCATATTTTAGGTAGAAAAAATTTCTTTATTCGTCCTAAAATAGCAAATGTTGATCAGGCAATTGTAGTCATGTCATTAGTTGAACCCGAATTTAGTTCACAATTAGTTGATAAATTTTTAATAATTATTGAGAACAAAAATGTTGAACCGATTATTGTTTTAACTAAAAAAGATTTAACCTCAACATCAAAGATTAACTATTACAAAGATCAAGGCTATAAAGTGTTTGAAATCAACTATGAAGATAATACTGGATTTGATGGGTTATGTGAATTATTTAGACATAAAACAAGTTTTTTTGTTGGACAAACGGGAGTTGGTAAAACAACATTAATTAACTATTTAGCTAAAACTAATTTTGAAACACAGGCTATTTCAAAAGCTCTAAATCGTGGTAAACATACCACTCGCGAAGTTAGTCTAATTGACTTTGGTGGTGGTGAAATAATTGACACTCCGGGTTTTTCATCAATTGAATTTGATTTAACAATTGATGAAATGCCAATAGCATTTAATTCATTTAGAGAAGCTTCAGTATTTTGTAAATTTAGAGGTTGTAGACATTATCATGAAAAATTAGAAGATTGCGAAGTTAAAAAAAGAGTTGAAAGTGGAGTAATTAAAAAAGAAAGATATGACAACTACATTAGTTTCATTAAACGTATGCTTGAACCAATGTATTAA